From the genome of Sphingobacterium sp. UGAL515B_05:
CCGTTGTGGAGTTTCACCATACTTCAGTGCATCCTTTGTGTGCATATCTAAGCAAAAGGCGCAGCCATTGATCTGTGAAGCACGTATTTTTATGAGTTCCTTCTGAATAGGATTTAAAAAAATATCGTTGAGATATGTTTCCAATCCCATTATCGCCTTATAGGCGGTTGCATCTACTTTTGCAATATTAAATCGTGTGGTCATTGTTTTAAATTTTGATAAGACAAAGTTGCATCAAACATTCAACACAAAAGTTAAACTGGTTTAAGAACGGAAATTTCACTGATGAATACAATCCTGCACGCGATTGACAAACAAATAGATCTGACTAGCCTGATACTATCAGGTAATAGTTGTCGGGGTCACGTAGGATAAATTGATTCTTCAAAGAATTCTCATTGAAATGTATATCTTTCTCTATGACTGCATTTAGCAAAGTGGCGTTTTCGAAAATTTGCTGTAAATTGTCAACTCTAAAGAATAATATGAGTCCATTCCCTGCCTGTATTTGATCCCGCATAGTAGGGTGATCATGTTCACCCCATTTGTGTAAACAGAGAATAACAGTTCCGTTATCTGTGAGAATTTCAAATGTTTCTCCTCCATGTTGACCGGTACAGCCTAAAAGCTTTTGATAGAATTGTGAGCTTTTGGGAACGTTTTCCACTGCGATGATTGGTTCTGTCCGTATCATGTTATCGTTGACTTGAATTTACTAAGGTTAATAAAAGAGACTTAGTGATTTCTCTTTCACCAAATCTAATATCATGCGATAAGCGGCCACCGAGTTGCCGTGTTGATCCAATGCTGGACTATAGGCCCCTATACCCATTTTATTCGGTACACTTACAGCGATTCCGCCACCCACGCCCGATTTACTTGGAAGTCCTACAGTTCTGGCATATTCGCCGCTAAATTCGTACATCCCTGCAATGAGCATTTGCGATTGAACTAGCTGAGATAGACTTGGATTATTGTATTGCTTATTTCCATCATAGCGCACACAGTGATTGGCAAAAAAGAAACCTATTTTAGCCAGATCCTCTGCGGTTATCTCAATTGAGCACTGTTTAAAATAATTATTTAGTTTATCTTCACCTTCACCATCAATGAGTCCATTGTTGCGCATCAGGTAGAACATACCTCTGTTTCGATTTCCAGTCTCCCGTTCCGAATTATATACGGATTTATTATAATCAATCTTTTCATTATTTGTTATAAAACGAATCATATTGCGTATTTTAAGAAAAGGTTCCTCACCTGTTCCTTTAATAAGCGATGTCGTTAAAATGGCGCCAGCGTTCATCATTGGATTGAACGGTTTACCCGATGTTTCCAAATTCGCAAAATGATTGAAAGGTTTGTCCGTGCCATAGTATCCCATATTATTGAAAACAACTTGCTCGCCATTTTCCAGTACGGCAATCATCAGGGAAACAATTTTTGAAATACTCTGAATTGTAAATCTTTGCTGTACGTCGCCGATACTAACAATTGTTCCATCACTA
Proteins encoded in this window:
- the glsA gene encoding glutaminase A, with product MRKNVRLVACIIGLISCGSIPVAFAQNSIQNQQATKTAIVDKALLDRILDKNRQSFKEGKVADYIPELGKANASSIALSVVNSDGTIVSIGDVQQRFTIQSISKIVSLMIAVLENGEQVVFNNMGYYGTDKPFNHFANLETSGKPFNPMMNAGAILTTSLIKGTGEEPFLKIRNMIRFITNNEKIDYNKSVYNSERETGNRNRGMFYLMRNNGLIDGEGEDKLNNYFKQCSIEITAEDLAKIGFFFANHCVRYDGNKQYNNPSLSQLVQSQMLIAGMYEFSGEYARTVGLPSKSGVGGGIAVSVPNKMGIGAYSPALDQHGNSVAAYRMILDLVKEKSLSLFY
- a CDS encoding VOC family protein produces the protein MIRTEPIIAVENVPKSSQFYQKLLGCTGQHGGETFEILTDNGTVILCLHKWGEHDHPTMRDQIQAGNGLILFFRVDNLQQIFENATLLNAVIEKDIHFNENSLKNQFILRDPDNYYLIVSG